From Alloacidobacterium dinghuense:
GGCAACCGGCTTGCCCGATTGCGCAAACTCCTTCACAAAGCGCACAGCCGTCTCATCCATGCGAAGGTGGTCGGGATTCGCGACGCCACCGGGCAACACCAGCGCGTCGTAGTCGCTCGGGCTGGCGCTGCCCAGTGCTTTATCGACCCTTATAGAGTCGCCCCAGTCTTTAGACTTCCACCCTCGGATTTCGCCGGACTTCGGCGAGATCACCTCGGTCACGGCGCCGGCTTGTTCGAGTGCCTTCTTCGGTTCGGTAAGTTCAACCTGTTCAAAGCCATCCGTGGCTAGAATTGCGACTCTCTTACCTGTCAGGTTTTGCTGCATGCCATCTACCTCCACTTCTGCGGCATACCATCTGGATTTTGCGTGCTTTACTTTGTAGGAAGACGCTCTCACGGATGCGGTTGCCAGAGAACGCCGTGCAAAACCCTGAGACTGAATATAAATTTTCATTGAATAAGCCTAGGCAGGAAGCATCCGTCTGAACGGATGCAAACAACAGACATTCAAAGAGGAGGGATTCAAGTGCGGAACTTCACGACGATCCAAAAGTTCGCGGCAGCAACTCTCACGCTTACCCTGTTCGGCTTCGCGGGATGCAACTCAAACAGCGGCTCGGAAAATGTAGCGCTTTCCGGAGCAGGCAGCACATTTGTATATCCGGTAATGCAACGCTGGATTCAGGACTTCTCTGGGGTTCACAAGAACGTTCAAATCAACTATCAGTCCATCGGCTCCGGTGGCGGAATCCAACAGGTTAAATCGGGCACTGTAGACTTCGGAGCATCCGACGCAGCACTGGATGACCAGCAGCTCGGCGAAATGAAGCCCGTGATCCAGATTCCGGAATCGGCTGGACCGGTCTGCATTACCTACAACCTCCCTGACCTGAAACAGCCGCTACAACTTTCAGCCGACTCCCTTGCGGGCATCTTTCTCGGCACAATCAAGACTTGGCAAGATTCGGCAATCGCAAAGGACAATCCGGGTGTCACGCTGCCCAAACAGCCCGTCGTCGTTTCACACCGCGCAGAAGGCAGCGGCACTACGAACATCTTTACGACCTACCTCTCAGCTGTCAGCCCTGAATGGCAGGCAAAGGTTGGCAAAGGCAATTCCGTGAGTTGGCCTGTCGGCATCGGAGGCAAAGGCAGTGAAGGCGTTACTGGAAACATTCGCCAATCTCCGGGCGCAATTGGCTACGTCGAATTGACCTATGCCGAACAGAATCATCTGCCTGTAGCAAAGATCAAGAATCAAGCTGGACAGTATGTCGCCGCTACTGCCGCCGCAACAACCGCCGCCATCAATGCCTTCAGTGGGCAGCTTTCGCAGGATCCTCGCCTTCCGATCGTAAATCCCCCAGCCTCAGCCGCCGATGCCTATCCAATCTCCGGCCTGACCTTTCTCATCATCCCGAAAGACGGCGCAGGCAAGGCAAAACGCACCGCACTGAAAAATTTTGCGCAGTACATCATCACAGATGGACAAGCAACCGCAGGCACACTGAATTACGCGCCTCTGCCCGACGGAGTGAAGCAATACGATCAGCAGCAATTGCAAACGCTCACCGCCGACGGACAGCCACTGCAGTAGGTCAGGGCGATAGTTGTGTTAGAGCCTTCATTCTGACGACCGAAAGGAGGAAGAATCTCAGCGATGTAGGCAGATCGCTAAAATTCTTCCCCTTCACCTCGCCCGGGGTCAGAATGGCGACCATCGAATGAAGAAGCTTCGACTCACATCACTTCCGGAGCACTAATCCCCAGCCACGCCAGCGATCGAATCAACTCGCGCTGCGCAATCGCAGCCGTGGCCAGCAGAAACTTCTTTCGCTCAGGATAGGCCTCGGTCAGGATGTGGTGCTTGCGGTAGAAATTGCTGAACTCCTGCGCCAGCTGGAAGGCATGCTTCGCCAGATACGCAGGTTCCGCCGTCGCGATGCACTGGTCGAGTAGCAGAGTCGTCTTCGCAGCCCGCAACCACACCTGCCAGATGCTGTCGCCGTCTTCTCCGGTAAGGTACGGAGAAGCATCCACGCCCGCGAATTCAGCCATCGCCTGCTCCGCAGTGATATCGCCCTTGCGAAAGATGCTGCGCGTGCGGACAACGGCGTACTGGATGTAAGGCCCCGTCTCGCCTTCAAAGCTCAGCGCGTCCTTGAAGTCGAAAGCAATGACGCTGTTGCGTGTGTACTTCAGCATGAAGTAGCGCAGCGCGCCGATCGCGATTTCGTTCGCAATCTGTACGCGCTCTTCGGCGCTCAATTCGGGGTGGCGCTTGTCCACTTCCGATCGCGATGCGGCGATCAGCTTGTCGATCAGATCGTCAGCCTTCACGCCAAAGCCCTTGCGTCCTGAGACCTCGATGTAAGGCCGCCCACGATCTTCTTCCGCAACCTCATACCCAAGCTCCTCAGCGCAGCGCGGAGTGAGCGCAACCATTTCGTACGAGAAGTGCGTGTAATGCGCCGCCTGATCCGTATAGCCGAGCCCGCGCAGAGCCTCAATCACGTTTGCCTGCGGATCAGACTGCCGCGAGTCGATCACATTATAAATTGCCTGTGCACCGCCAAAGTGCGGATGATCCGGCTCGCCTTGGTCTGCTGAAATCCAACACGTGTGATTTGGATACTCGAAAAATTTCTGGTAGCCAAAGTCGCGCCCAAGCAGGCCGAACTTCCACAGGTGATACGCAATGTCCTTGCCGACATACGTCACCGTCCCATTCGAGCGCACGATGACCTTCGCGTCCTCGTCGGGGCCGTCAGCGGCATCTTCGGTCTGGGCGGCACCAGCTCTGGTCATTACCCAACAGCCCTTGTTCTTGCCTTCTGTCTCGAAATAGAGCACGCCCTTGGCCTTCAACTGCTCGAAAGCCAGATTCCAGAAGTGCAGGTGCAGAATCTCGCTCTCGCGTGGCAGCAGATCGTACTCGATATCAAGCCGCAACATGGTTTCGAGATGCCGCCGCAGCACCGCTGTCGAAATCAGCTCGCCAACCTGTGACTCTTCATTGCCGCCATGCTCGATCGCGTGCAATGTATCGAGCCTGACCTGCTTGCGCGCCTGCTTTTGCGCCTCATTCTCCTCATACCACTGCGAAACGCGCGCATACAAATCCCAGCAGTAGTAATCGATGCGCTCGCCGCTCGCCGCAAGCTTCGCCATCAACGCCTGCACATCGCCGAGCGACATTCCCTCAAGATGCATCAGCCCCACAACCACATCGGCCACCTGCACCCCGGTGTTGTCGATGTAGTTCTGCACATCGACCTTTTGCCCGATAGCACGCAGCAGGCGCACGAACGTATCGCCAAGGATCGCATTCCGCAGGTGGCCCACGTGCGCAGCCTTATTGGGATTGATGCTCGTGTGCTCCACCAGAGAATGCAGACCACCACCGGCAATCTCAACATCTGCGCCTGCTGCAACATCGCAAACCGCGACCCCGCGATCCAGCCGCGCATTGATGTACCCCGCGCCGGCAACCTCGAATCCGGCAAAGCCTTCCAGCGGAGACAACTCCGTCACTATCTCGTCGGCGATCTTGCGCGGAGCATTCTTCAACTTGCGGGCCAGTTCAAACGCAATCGGCAGCGCATACTCGCCGAACTTGATCTCGGGCGGCTGCTCAATGGCAATTGTGTCCAACTCAACCTGGAACTTGTCGCGCAGCACAGCGCGCAGACGTTCAAGCAGCTTCTTCTGTTCTCTTAAATACACGTGGGTTCACCGGGAAATGTGTGCGCGGCGCGCCGGGTCAAATACTTGATTTTATTACTTGATTCTAACAGGGAGAACTGCTGGTTCCCCACATCGCGAAAAGATGTGGGTTTGACAGATCGTTTCACCCAGGATTCCTGTTCCCACATCTCTCGAGATATTGGGCGCGCCATTGCCTGAGCTAAGATAAAGAGAGTAACTTCAAGAAATATCTGCGCAT
This genomic window contains:
- a CDS encoding type 1 glutamine amidotransferase domain-containing protein, whose amino-acid sequence is MKIYIQSQGFARRSLATASVRASSYKVKHAKSRWYAAEVEVDGMQQNLTGKRVAILATDGFEQVELTEPKKALEQAGAVTEVISPKSGEIRGWKSKDWGDSIRVDKALGSASPSDYDALVLPGGVANPDHLRMDETAVRFVKEFAQSGKPVAAICHGPWTLIEAGVVKGHTLTSWPSLKTDLKNAGANWVDKEVVLDGNFITSRKPEDLPAFNKKVIEEIADGKHLKAAS
- the pstS gene encoding phosphate ABC transporter substrate-binding protein PstS; this translates as MRNFTTIQKFAAATLTLTLFGFAGCNSNSGSENVALSGAGSTFVYPVMQRWIQDFSGVHKNVQINYQSIGSGGGIQQVKSGTVDFGASDAALDDQQLGEMKPVIQIPESAGPVCITYNLPDLKQPLQLSADSLAGIFLGTIKTWQDSAIAKDNPGVTLPKQPVVVSHRAEGSGTTNIFTTYLSAVSPEWQAKVGKGNSVSWPVGIGGKGSEGVTGNIRQSPGAIGYVELTYAEQNHLPVAKIKNQAGQYVAATAAATTAAINAFSGQLSQDPRLPIVNPPASAADAYPISGLTFLIIPKDGAGKAKRTALKNFAQYIITDGQATAGTLNYAPLPDGVKQYDQQQLQTLTADGQPLQ
- a CDS encoding arginine--tRNA ligase — encoded protein: MYLREQKKLLERLRAVLRDKFQVELDTIAIEQPPEIKFGEYALPIAFELARKLKNAPRKIADEIVTELSPLEGFAGFEVAGAGYINARLDRGVAVCDVAAGADVEIAGGGLHSLVEHTSINPNKAAHVGHLRNAILGDTFVRLLRAIGQKVDVQNYIDNTGVQVADVVVGLMHLEGMSLGDVQALMAKLAASGERIDYYCWDLYARVSQWYEENEAQKQARKQVRLDTLHAIEHGGNEESQVGELISTAVLRRHLETMLRLDIEYDLLPRESEILHLHFWNLAFEQLKAKGVLYFETEGKNKGCWVMTRAGAAQTEDAADGPDEDAKVIVRSNGTVTYVGKDIAYHLWKFGLLGRDFGYQKFFEYPNHTCWISADQGEPDHPHFGGAQAIYNVIDSRQSDPQANVIEALRGLGYTDQAAHYTHFSYEMVALTPRCAEELGYEVAEEDRGRPYIEVSGRKGFGVKADDLIDKLIAASRSEVDKRHPELSAEERVQIANEIAIGALRYFMLKYTRNSVIAFDFKDALSFEGETGPYIQYAVVRTRSIFRKGDITAEQAMAEFAGVDASPYLTGEDGDSIWQVWLRAAKTTLLLDQCIATAEPAYLAKHAFQLAQEFSNFYRKHHILTEAYPERKKFLLATAAIAQRELIRSLAWLGISAPEVM